One window of the Chitinophaga niabensis genome contains the following:
- the mnmH gene encoding tRNA 2-selenouridine(34) synthase MnmH: MIRAVTIKDLIALQGNVPLADVRTPAEFEHGHMPGAFNLPIFSNEERVEVGTTYKQQGKEAAILLGFDLTGNKWSGFVREALKMAPAKKIALHCWRGGMRSGAMAWALDLYGFEVYLVKGGYKSYRRWVLEQFEEKYPLLVLGGKTGSGKTKILHQMLVLGEQMIDLEEIAQHQGSSYGTMNKLVQPTQEQFENNLADQLAKLDKQRKIWIEDESLTIGKRFIPKPFWNQMEAAILIDIKVPDERRVQTLVQEYGVLDKDFLVECTERIHKRLGPEQTKKAVAAIREGRMSEFIQLVLVYYDKTYRTGLSRRHTSQVFPIELVNNDLMQNAIKILDFAHSEATTI; encoded by the coding sequence ATGATACGTGCGGTTACCATCAAAGATCTTATTGCATTACAGGGAAATGTTCCGCTGGCAGATGTACGTACACCTGCGGAATTTGAGCATGGTCACATGCCCGGCGCATTTAATCTTCCCATATTCAGCAATGAAGAACGGGTAGAAGTGGGCACTACCTATAAACAGCAGGGAAAAGAAGCGGCTATCTTATTAGGGTTTGATCTCACAGGCAATAAATGGTCAGGTTTTGTAAGAGAGGCCCTGAAAATGGCTCCCGCCAAAAAAATAGCATTGCATTGCTGGCGTGGCGGAATGCGTAGTGGCGCCATGGCTTGGGCATTAGATCTTTATGGCTTTGAAGTATACCTGGTAAAAGGTGGTTATAAAAGCTATCGCAGATGGGTATTGGAACAATTTGAAGAAAAGTATCCACTCCTTGTATTAGGTGGAAAAACTGGTTCAGGCAAAACAAAGATCCTTCACCAGATGCTGGTTTTAGGAGAACAGATGATAGACCTGGAAGAGATTGCACAGCACCAGGGCTCCTCTTACGGCACAATGAATAAACTGGTACAACCTACACAGGAACAGTTTGAAAATAATCTTGCAGACCAGTTAGCAAAACTGGATAAGCAACGAAAAATATGGATAGAAGACGAAAGCCTTACCATAGGAAAACGCTTTATCCCAAAACCATTCTGGAACCAGATGGAAGCTGCAATACTGATCGATATCAAGGTTCCGGATGAGCGTAGGGTACAAACCCTTGTGCAGGAATATGGTGTATTGGATAAAGATTTCCTGGTAGAATGTACAGAACGGATCCATAAACGCCTGGGACCTGAGCAAACAAAAAAAGCGGTAGCTGCTATCCGTGAAGGGCGTATGAGCGAATTCATACAGCTTGTACTCGTTTATTATGATAAGACATACCGTACCGGATTATCCAGAAGGCATACCAGCCAGGTATTTCCAATAGAACTCGTAAATAATGATCTCATGCAAAATGCCATAAAAATTCTGGATTTTGCACATTCAGAAGCAACAACCATATGA
- a CDS encoding PhnA domain-containing protein translates to MSNKCQLCQSEANLKTYEVPPETSSNRDNSILICAKCLAQIEKKEELDSNHWRVLSEAMWSEVPAVQVVSWRMLNRLKQESWAMENLDMMYLTDETLTWAKATGDHDNDGTVDLHKDANGNQLQTGDTVILTKSLDVKGSTLNAKMGTVVKNIKLVEDNTEQIEGKIEGQVIVILTKYVRKQS, encoded by the coding sequence ATGAGTAACAAATGCCAGCTTTGCCAGAGCGAAGCTAACCTTAAAACATATGAGGTACCACCCGAGACCAGCAGCAATCGGGATAACAGCATCCTGATTTGTGCGAAATGCCTGGCACAGATTGAGAAGAAAGAGGAATTAGATAGCAATCACTGGCGTGTGCTATCAGAAGCCATGTGGAGCGAGGTGCCAGCTGTACAGGTAGTATCCTGGCGGATGCTGAACCGTTTAAAACAGGAAAGCTGGGCCATGGAGAACCTGGACATGATGTATCTCACTGATGAAACACTAACCTGGGCTAAAGCTACCGGAGATCATGATAATGATGGCACAGTGGATCTTCATAAAGATGCGAATGGTAATCAACTGCAAACAGGTGATACTGTCATTTTAACTAAATCACTGGATGTGAAAGGTAGTACGCTGAATGCGAAGATGGGTACAGTGGTGAAGAATATTAAACTGGTAGAAGATAATACGGAACAGATCGAAGGTAAGATAGAAGGGCAGGTGATTGTGATCCTTACGAAGTATGTGAGAAAACAGAGTTAG
- a CDS encoding RagB/SusD family nutrient uptake outer membrane protein produces the protein MKRYKILMAGALMLTAAAACNKFVEVPLPITQLNTSAVFADDGKANSAIRGIYASTQDGWATGPFSGGLATNLGVASDEFVRLTYSVEQQQFFEFKLTNTNSTVSGSFWGPLYNMIYQSNILLENVAKSSGVTPKTKDQLLGEGRFLRALSYFYLVNCFDSVPLLLTSDYRTNALASRSAPEKVWAQIAEDLLFAQEKTGEAYTKEGVRIRANKWTATALLARMYLYRKNWAEAEKQASAVISAGPYKLDSLNGISLLTSPEAIFQFAGGGANIYTVEAGRLSSNINPTTNAPFRLSTWLLASFEPGDQRRIKWTRTGPDGFPGFLKYKVFSNIQAGAKAEGTIMFRLAEQYLIRAEARAQQNKLADAIADIDSIRFRAGLPLIKNTNPDISQVDLLQAIYKERFTELFGELGHRWFDIKRTGQADAIYNAHKTGWNTTNLNLPIPFAERQKNPNLSQNPGYE, from the coding sequence ATGAAACGATATAAAATATTAATGGCAGGAGCGCTTATGCTAACCGCTGCTGCTGCCTGCAACAAATTTGTGGAGGTACCTTTACCCATCACCCAACTGAACACATCTGCAGTGTTTGCAGATGATGGGAAAGCAAACTCAGCTATACGGGGTATCTATGCCAGCACGCAGGACGGTTGGGCAACAGGGCCTTTTTCAGGAGGGTTGGCTACTAATCTTGGGGTGGCATCTGATGAATTTGTCCGGCTTACGTATTCCGTGGAGCAACAGCAATTCTTTGAATTCAAACTGACCAACACTAACAGCACTGTAAGTGGTTCATTCTGGGGGCCGTTATACAACATGATCTACCAGTCAAATATTTTGTTGGAAAATGTTGCAAAGTCATCCGGCGTTACACCAAAAACAAAGGATCAGTTATTGGGTGAAGGCCGTTTCCTCAGAGCATTGAGCTATTTCTACCTCGTAAATTGTTTTGACTCAGTTCCCTTGTTGCTTACATCAGATTACCGTACCAATGCATTGGCATCAAGATCGGCCCCGGAAAAAGTATGGGCGCAGATAGCAGAAGATCTTTTATTTGCACAGGAAAAAACCGGGGAAGCCTATACTAAGGAGGGTGTTAGGATCCGCGCCAATAAATGGACGGCAACCGCATTGCTGGCAAGGATGTATCTGTACAGAAAGAACTGGGCAGAAGCAGAAAAACAAGCCAGCGCAGTGATCTCTGCTGGTCCGTATAAACTGGATTCCCTGAATGGCATTTCTTTGCTCACTTCTCCGGAAGCGATCTTCCAGTTTGCTGGTGGCGGTGCAAACATCTATACGGTAGAGGCAGGTAGGTTATCCAGTAATATTAATCCCACTACCAATGCTCCGTTTCGTTTAAGTACATGGTTGCTGGCTTCTTTTGAACCGGGTGATCAGCGGAGGATAAAGTGGACAAGGACAGGTCCTGATGGGTTCCCCGGATTTCTTAAATATAAGGTATTTAGCAATATACAGGCAGGTGCAAAAGCAGAAGGTACCATCATGTTCCGCCTCGCAGAACAGTATCTCATTCGCGCAGAAGCAAGAGCACAACAGAACAAACTCGCAGATGCCATTGCAGATATTGATTCAATCCGTTTCCGCGCAGGTTTGCCATTGATCAAAAATACCAATCCTGATATCAGCCAGGTAGATCTGCTGCAAGCCATCTACAAAGAGCGATTTACAGAATTATTCGGTGAACTCGGCCATCGCTGGTTTGATATCAAACGTACCGGCCAGGCAGATGCTATTTATAATGCGCATAAAACAGGCTGGAATACCACCAATCTGAACCTGCCCATTCCGTTTGCAGAAAGACAAAAGAATCCAAATCTCAGTCAAAATCCCGGCTACGAATAA
- a CDS encoding pyocin knob domain-containing protein: MKAIKKACFAIGALFVGLQAYGQVTEAEVTKAGTYSDSEGDFNTAGLMSRSFLGTLGRSAGVFNAPLTTDWWSVINVRHRNGGGDGNIWGSQIAIGMSAFTDRMFFRGQYNGNWSGWREAFTAASPVVLINNAVHDGTSALQVNGTIRTNAAVAIAKEGSSGISSQLYLMNNTGSRAFNMQLTEGDYPGLGMWRFSDGYWYEAMRIGANGNVAIGTTDPKGHKLAVAGSIIAEKVKVKMLANWPDFVFDANYKLPSLQQLEAFIITNKHLPEIPSAKEMEENGHDLGEMNKKLLQKVEELTLYLIDLQKQVNSQKEEIKLLKKQ; the protein is encoded by the coding sequence ATGAAAGCAATTAAAAAAGCATGTTTCGCAATAGGCGCATTGTTTGTTGGACTTCAAGCCTATGGCCAAGTAACTGAAGCTGAAGTTACAAAAGCCGGTACATATTCAGATAGTGAAGGTGATTTTAATACAGCAGGATTAATGAGCCGGTCCTTCTTAGGAACGCTGGGTAGGAGTGCAGGAGTGTTTAATGCCCCCTTGACCACTGACTGGTGGAGTGTAATTAATGTCAGGCATCGGAATGGAGGAGGCGATGGAAATATCTGGGGCTCTCAAATAGCGATCGGTATGAGTGCATTTACGGACCGGATGTTTTTCAGAGGACAGTATAATGGTAACTGGAGCGGTTGGAGGGAAGCATTTACCGCTGCGAGTCCTGTCGTTTTAATTAATAATGCAGTGCATGACGGTACCTCTGCTCTTCAGGTGAACGGTACGATCAGGACTAATGCAGCGGTCGCCATAGCCAAAGAAGGCTCTTCAGGAATAAGTTCCCAGCTTTATTTAATGAATAATACCGGTTCCAGGGCATTCAACATGCAATTAACAGAAGGGGATTACCCTGGTCTTGGTATGTGGCGTTTTTCTGATGGTTATTGGTATGAAGCAATGAGAATAGGCGCTAATGGAAATGTGGCCATCGGTACTACTGATCCAAAAGGACATAAACTGGCAGTAGCTGGCAGCATTATTGCAGAAAAAGTGAAAGTAAAGATGTTAGCCAATTGGCCTGACTTTGTATTTGATGCAAATTATAAACTTCCATCTTTGCAACAACTGGAAGCATTTATTATAACTAATAAACATTTGCCTGAAATTCCGTCTGCAAAAGAAATGGAAGAAAATGGACATGATCTGGGGGAAATGAATAAAAAGCTTTTGCAGAAGGTGGAAGAGCTAACCTTATACCTGATCGACCTGCAAAAGCAGGTTAACAGCCAAAAAGAGGAGATTAAGTTGTTGAAAAAACAATAA
- a CDS encoding TlpA disulfide reductase family protein, translating to MKQLIIIISLLTPFTSFGQQKEYRLKGHISNWKGQDSIALIYTKDNQIAIDTIIVTDGRFEIKKDFKEPTLIGLRSMRPMKKNEIADNKRFYLEPGLILLEGTDSVKTSVLKAHQVNADNQELENATSPILKRLGVLRTTAIATPKEKREEPAFKELEKEYAALQDSFKQVNIRFVKEHPKSFISLVAINQLAGATMNYPVTAPLFEKLDASLKQLPTGKELGGRLEVAKKTKIGTIMPSFTSLDTARNELHLNDVVSKGKVTLVDFWASWCAPCRAENPNVVKAFNSFHGKGFEIISVSLDDNAQRWKDAIVKDGMPWYHVSGLKKWEEPVAVFFGINAVPDNFLLDAKGRVVARGLKGEALYKKIEEMTR from the coding sequence ATGAAACAACTCATCATCATCATATCTCTCCTGACGCCATTCACGAGTTTCGGACAACAAAAGGAATACCGCCTGAAAGGCCATATCAGTAACTGGAAAGGCCAGGATTCCATCGCCCTGATCTATACAAAAGATAATCAGATTGCGATCGACACGATCATTGTAACAGATGGCCGTTTTGAGATCAAAAAGGATTTCAAAGAGCCAACGTTGATCGGCCTCCGTTCCATGCGCCCGATGAAAAAGAACGAGATCGCTGATAACAAGCGGTTCTATTTAGAACCGGGTTTAATTTTGCTGGAAGGAACAGACTCTGTTAAAACCAGCGTGCTTAAAGCTCATCAGGTGAATGCAGATAATCAGGAACTGGAAAACGCTACTTCACCGATCCTGAAAAGACTGGGCGTATTGAGAACAACCGCTATAGCCACTCCAAAAGAGAAACGAGAGGAACCAGCGTTCAAAGAACTGGAAAAAGAATACGCCGCCTTGCAGGATTCTTTTAAACAGGTAAACATCCGTTTCGTAAAAGAACATCCGAAGTCGTTCATTTCCCTGGTAGCTATTAATCAACTCGCAGGCGCAACAATGAATTATCCGGTAACCGCACCTTTGTTCGAAAAACTGGATGCATCCCTGAAACAATTGCCTACAGGAAAAGAATTGGGAGGAAGACTGGAAGTAGCAAAGAAAACAAAAATAGGCACCATAATGCCTTCCTTTACCTCACTGGATACAGCCCGGAATGAACTTCATTTGAATGATGTAGTTAGCAAAGGAAAAGTAACACTGGTAGATTTCTGGGCCAGCTGGTGTGCTCCCTGCCGTGCAGAAAATCCCAATGTGGTGAAAGCCTTCAACTCCTTTCATGGAAAAGGTTTTGAGATCATCAGTGTATCACTGGATGACAATGCACAACGCTGGAAAGATGCGATCGTGAAAGATGGCATGCCCTGGTACCATGTGTCCGGATTAAAGAAATGGGAGGAACCGGTAGCTGTATTTTTTGGAATCAATGCAGTGCCGGATAATTTCCTGCTGGATGCAAAAGGAAGGGTAGTGGCTCGTGGCCTCAAAGGAGAAGCCCTGTATAAAAAGATAGAAGAGATGACCCGCTAA
- a CDS encoding GNAT family N-acetyltransferase translates to MEIKVSKCGLETIQPLRALFLHESNFQFVCNKCHDFGWADTYLFTTEGVEIGYGSVWGTNKREDRDTIFEFYLLPPYRRSAHLIFPLFHAACGATLIECQTNDPLLTSLLYGFTSNIQAEAILFDEDYTSTLAIPGVTFRKREETDVMGDDDSTYILERNGEIVASGGFVWSYNMPYIDIYMQVKEAFRQQGLGSLIVQELKKEAYLLKRVPAARCNISNHRSKATLLKAGFKVCGYRLKGTIQ, encoded by the coding sequence ATGGAAATAAAGGTATCTAAATGCGGCCTCGAAACCATTCAACCACTCCGGGCGTTGTTCCTGCACGAAAGCAATTTTCAATTCGTTTGTAACAAATGTCATGATTTTGGCTGGGCAGATACTTACCTCTTTACAACAGAAGGGGTAGAGATCGGTTATGGCTCTGTTTGGGGAACAAACAAAAGAGAAGACAGGGATACCATCTTTGAGTTCTACCTGCTTCCTCCCTACAGAAGATCTGCACACCTGATCTTTCCTTTATTCCATGCAGCATGTGGCGCTACCTTAATTGAATGCCAGACAAATGATCCCCTGTTAACGTCCCTGTTATATGGTTTTACCTCCAATATACAAGCAGAAGCGATCTTGTTTGATGAAGATTATACCAGTACACTTGCTATACCCGGTGTTACTTTTCGTAAAAGGGAAGAAACGGATGTGATGGGAGATGATGACAGCACCTATATTCTGGAAAGGAATGGTGAAATAGTAGCCAGCGGAGGTTTTGTCTGGAGTTACAATATGCCATACATAGATATCTACATGCAGGTAAAAGAAGCTTTCCGCCAACAGGGCCTCGGCAGCCTGATCGTACAGGAGTTGAAGAAAGAGGCCTACCTTTTGAAAAGAGTACCCGCTGCCAGATGTAATATCAGCAATCATCGTTCAAAGGCCACTTTACTGAAAGCAGGATTTAAAGTTTGCGGGTACCGGCTGAAAGGAACAATTCAATAA
- the selD gene encoding selenide, water dikinase SelD, whose protein sequence is MKEDIKLTQYSHGAGCGCKISPAILDKILHSTTAMPSDPRLLVGNDKRDDAAVLDLGNGAALISTTDFFMPIVDDPFDFGRIASANAISDVYAMGGKPVLAIAILGWPIEKLPPETAQKVLEGARAICAEAGITLAGGHSIDCPEPVFGLAVNGLVNIPQLKQNSTATTGCQLYLTKALGVGILSTAQKRGLLLPEDAVLAVKSMTTLNKAGAAFAELNSVKAMTDVTGFGLLGHLAEMCEGSNLSATIEFDKVPMISSLPYYLEKNCFPGGTQRNWISYGQKIGPLSDTQKYVLADPQTSGGLLVAVAPEGIAEFEDLLRAQGLPVSPFGTLKAHDGGPLINVV, encoded by the coding sequence ATGAAGGAAGACATCAAACTCACCCAATACTCTCATGGGGCAGGCTGCGGTTGCAAGATCAGTCCTGCCATTCTCGATAAAATACTTCATAGCACAACAGCCATGCCTTCCGATCCCCGTTTACTGGTAGGTAATGACAAAAGGGACGATGCTGCAGTGTTAGACCTGGGCAATGGCGCTGCACTTATTTCCACTACAGACTTTTTTATGCCCATCGTAGATGATCCTTTTGACTTTGGCAGGATTGCTTCCGCGAATGCGATCAGCGATGTATATGCAATGGGAGGGAAACCAGTACTGGCCATAGCTATCCTGGGCTGGCCTATTGAAAAACTTCCACCCGAAACTGCACAAAAGGTGCTGGAAGGAGCCAGGGCTATTTGTGCAGAAGCGGGTATCACGCTTGCGGGAGGGCATAGTATTGATTGCCCGGAACCTGTGTTTGGTTTGGCAGTAAATGGTCTTGTGAACATTCCTCAACTGAAACAGAATTCAACAGCTACTACGGGGTGCCAACTCTATCTTACAAAAGCATTGGGTGTGGGTATACTTTCCACAGCACAAAAAAGAGGGCTGCTGCTTCCTGAAGATGCAGTGCTGGCAGTAAAAAGTATGACCACTCTCAATAAAGCAGGAGCCGCATTTGCAGAATTGAACAGCGTAAAAGCGATGACAGATGTTACTGGTTTTGGTTTACTGGGGCACCTGGCTGAAATGTGCGAGGGGAGCAATTTGTCTGCCACTATTGAATTTGATAAGGTACCAATGATCTCTTCACTGCCTTATTACCTGGAAAAAAACTGTTTTCCTGGTGGCACACAACGTAACTGGATCAGCTATGGCCAGAAAATAGGGCCGCTCTCTGATACCCAAAAATATGTGCTTGCCGATCCGCAGACAAGTGGTGGATTATTGGTGGCGGTTGCACCGGAAGGCATTGCAGAATTTGAAGATCTCCTGAGAGCACAGGGATTACCGGTCAGCCCGTTTGGAACACTTAAAGCACATGATGGAGGTCCATTGATCAATGTGGTCTGA
- a CDS encoding ABC transporter permease, with translation MFANYFKTAWRNLLKNKFYSLVNITGLTAGLAIGIMILLWVQDELSFDKFHQQSDQLYRLQNRVGTGSSVQIWTVTNAPIAPSGKTQLPEVKAFARITNNYFHANYRAGDKVFIEENTFLVDPSFFSIFDFKLIAGDNKHPFTDEHTVVLTQKTAKRYFGDADPIGKVILGDNKESFTVSGVIKDFPLNSSIQGDMFFPMELMNKVKYATRKGSINENWDEYNFFTYLLLEPGTNTNTLSDKLRSIHLTNRPKDTDIKYLLQKIGDMHLYQADGTNGGISTVRTFTIIALLILIIACINYVNLSTSRSMLRFKEVSMRKIFGAMRIQLFFQFIIETTILFLFSLLLSLVLIYVALPLFNKISGKEMVINFADYHIWMVILLAGLGTLAASSIYPAMLLSSFDPIRALKGKVSSGIKGVTFRKVLVVSQFTISVGLITGTIIIRQQLKYIQTKDLGYDKTHVFSFWLRDANEHAEAIRNQLMNAPGVSGVTQANGYIAMLGAQSGNNSWDGKGADQTLMMYPLSVDKEFIPFFKVQLLEGRNFSGTLADSNHYILNETAVKQTGIKDPLGKRFKLWEVEGTIIGVVKDFHFASLKKEIQPAVFYSKPQQNNTVFVRTTGKDAEKAIAAAKAIWDQQNPGVDFQYSFMDKVFNDIYKAEQGRSMLFNSFAAIAILISCLGLLGLTAYTAQVRTREIGVRKVLGASVSSIISLLTKDFILLVLIAILIAVPVSWYAMSKWLDDFAYRTTISWMVFLVSGLIAVSIAILTISFLSIKAALANPAKSLTAD, from the coding sequence ATGTTCGCAAATTACTTTAAAACAGCCTGGCGCAATCTGCTGAAGAATAAATTCTACTCGCTGGTTAATATTACCGGATTAACAGCCGGTTTAGCTATTGGTATTATGATCCTGTTATGGGTGCAGGACGAACTGAGTTTTGATAAATTCCATCAGCAGTCTGATCAGCTCTACCGTTTGCAAAACCGCGTGGGTACCGGCAGCAGTGTACAGATCTGGACGGTAACCAATGCCCCCATTGCTCCATCCGGCAAAACACAGTTGCCGGAAGTGAAAGCATTCGCACGCATCACGAATAATTATTTCCATGCCAATTACAGGGCGGGAGATAAAGTGTTCATTGAAGAAAATACTTTCCTGGTTGATCCCTCCTTCTTTTCAATATTTGATTTTAAACTGATTGCCGGAGATAACAAACATCCTTTTACAGATGAGCACACAGTAGTGCTCACACAAAAAACGGCCAAACGTTATTTTGGCGATGCAGATCCCATCGGCAAAGTGATCCTGGGGGATAATAAAGAGAGCTTCACTGTAAGTGGCGTTATCAAAGATTTTCCACTGAACTCCAGCATCCAGGGAGATATGTTCTTTCCCATGGAACTGATGAACAAAGTGAAATATGCCACCAGGAAAGGGAGTATCAATGAAAATTGGGATGAATATAATTTCTTCACCTATCTGCTTCTGGAGCCCGGCACAAATACCAATACGCTTTCAGATAAGCTCCGTTCCATACATCTTACCAACCGGCCAAAGGATACAGACATCAAATACCTGTTACAGAAGATAGGGGATATGCATTTGTACCAGGCAGATGGTACTAATGGCGGTATCAGCACGGTACGTACTTTCACAATTATTGCATTGCTGATCCTGATCATTGCCTGCATTAATTATGTGAACCTCTCTACCTCCCGGTCTATGCTTCGCTTCAAGGAAGTGAGCATGCGAAAGATCTTTGGAGCTATGCGCATCCAGTTATTCTTCCAGTTCATTATAGAAACAACGATCCTCTTCCTCTTTTCCTTATTGCTGAGCCTGGTATTGATCTATGTAGCACTGCCCTTGTTCAACAAAATATCAGGAAAGGAAATGGTCATCAATTTTGCAGATTATCATATCTGGATGGTGATATTATTAGCGGGGCTGGGAACATTGGCTGCATCCAGTATTTATCCTGCTATGCTATTGTCATCTTTTGATCCTATCAGGGCCTTGAAAGGGAAAGTATCTTCCGGTATTAAGGGTGTTACCTTCCGAAAGGTACTGGTGGTAAGCCAATTCACCATTTCTGTAGGATTGATCACCGGTACTATCATTATCCGTCAGCAGTTAAAATATATCCAGACAAAAGATCTGGGTTATGATAAAACCCATGTATTCTCCTTCTGGCTCCGCGATGCCAATGAACATGCGGAAGCCATCAGGAACCAATTAATGAATGCACCTGGGGTATCAGGTGTAACACAGGCAAACGGATATATTGCTATGCTAGGTGCCCAAAGTGGTAACAACTCCTGGGATGGGAAAGGCGCAGATCAGACCTTAATGATGTATCCTTTAAGCGTTGATAAAGAATTTATTCCTTTCTTCAAAGTGCAATTACTGGAGGGCCGCAATTTCTCTGGTACCCTGGCTGATTCCAATCACTACATCCTGAATGAAACAGCAGTGAAACAAACGGGGATCAAAGATCCTTTGGGGAAACGGTTTAAATTATGGGAAGTGGAAGGAACTATTATTGGTGTGGTGAAAGACTTTCATTTTGCCTCCTTAAAAAAAGAGATCCAACCGGCGGTATTTTATTCCAAACCTCAGCAGAACAATACCGTGTTTGTGAGAACAACCGGTAAAGACGCAGAAAAAGCGATAGCTGCTGCCAAAGCCATATGGGACCAGCAGAATCCTGGTGTAGATTTTCAGTATTCTTTTATGGACAAAGTGTTCAATGATATTTACAAGGCAGAACAGGGAAGAAGTATGCTCTTCAATTCATTTGCGGCCATTGCTATTCTAATATCCTGCCTGGGATTACTGGGGCTTACGGCCTATACTGCCCAGGTGCGTACACGTGAAATAGGTGTACGAAAAGTTTTAGGAGCCAGTGTAAGCAGTATCATCAGTCTGCTTACAAAAGACTTTATCCTCCTGGTGCTGATTGCTATCCTGATCGCTGTTCCGGTTTCATGGTATGCCATGAGCAAATGGCTGGATGACTTTGCTTACAGGACTACTATCAGCTGGATGGTTTTCCTGGTTTCCGGGTTAATAGCTGTGTCTATTGCTATACTTACCATCAGTTTCCTTTCTATTAAAGCTGCGCTGGCCAATCCGGCTAAAAGCCTGACTGCTGATTAA